The Skermanella pratensis genome has a window encoding:
- a CDS encoding J domain-containing protein, protein MRWKGLNQGYSDHIAALASKPPHEVLGVPADCPRDELKAAYIKLVKTYHPDTSDPFMARHNEEVIKIVNAAYKKIVGDASK, encoded by the coding sequence ATGCGCTGGAAAGGTCTCAACCAAGGCTACTCCGACCATATAGCGGCACTCGCCTCAAAGCCACCGCATGAAGTTCTCGGAGTTCCCGCCGATTGCCCCCGAGATGAGTTGAAGGCCGCCTACATCAAGCTAGTCAAGACTTATCATCCTGACACGTCCGATCCGTTTATGGCGCGCCACAATGAAGAGGTGATCAAAATAGTAAACGCAGCGTATAAAAAGATAGTGGGGGATGCATCGAAATGA